From one Dysidea avara chromosome 9, odDysAvar1.4, whole genome shotgun sequence genomic stretch:
- the LOC136267625 gene encoding integrase/recombinase xerD homolog, with translation MVSTRAVPPHQLPGAASSHLGSTDLCKREIRHFHPPTNRQLNSSRLYQQEGGNSITQAVPANKGPVVVVHGEEYPPSRPAPTRNFEHDCGRGIQNLVRQVRVETLSNPIPGNQSSFGTSVHRFVCKQTVISASSICELETRSTSSGHRCLYSGLEQPSREAVCQSPLGFDRQSPISSSYPRSSGASTGCTSMEGPTMVSHAPANAGQSTNPYPTVSRHNTASVSEQSTGHHPTISCVGYIRQQCEGSHLSQTATDLVLSSWRDRSTKSYNSSFGKWASWCAERNRNPFSGPISDVANFLAELFEQGYQHSSLNSYRSAISSTHEKVDGMPVGQHPTIVRVLKGAYNQRPPLPRYSFTWEVTKVTSYITALGDNESLSLKMLSFKLVVLLALTRPSRSNDLSNLSLKAMRVLPDGVQFNPACLSKQSKPSRPLKPFIFPSFSSDKRLCPKEALAAYITRTESFRGEGKDKLLLSYVKPHNPISSSSVARWIVSMLKLAGIDTDTFKSHSTRSASASAAASAGITTNQIMEAADWRSESVFERFYYKPTSSNQMGQAVLSTSSSDSLQTSR, from the coding sequence ATGGTCTCCACACGAGCAGTCCCTCCACATCAACTGCCTGGAGCTGCTAGCAGCCACCTTGGCAGTACAGACCTTTGCAAAAGAGAAATCAGGCATTTCCATCCTCCTACAAATCGACAACTCAACAGCAGTCGCCTATATCAACAGGAGGGGGGGAACAGTATCACCCAAGCTGTCCCAGCTAACAAAGGACCTGTGGTTGTGGTGCATGGAGAGGAATATCCTCCTTCACGCCCAGCACCTACCAGGAATTTTGAACACGATTGCGGACGAGGAATCCAGAACTTGGTCAGACAGGTCAGAGTGGAAACTCTCTCCAATCCTATTCCAGGAAATCAATCGTCTTTTGGGACCTCTGTCCACAGATTTGTTTGCAAGCAGACTGTCATCTCAGCTTCCAGTATTTGTGAGCTGGAAACCAGATCCACTAGCAGTGGCCACAGATGCCTTTACTCAGGATTGGAACAGCCTTCCAGGGAAGCTGTATGCCAATCCCCCCTGGGGTTTGATAGGCAGAGTCCTATCTCTAGTTCATACCCAAGGAGTTCAGGAGCTAGTACTGGTTGCACCAGTATGGAAGGCCCAACCATGGTATCCCATGCTCCTGCAAATGCTGGTCAGAGCACCAATCCTTATCCCACAGTCTCCAGACACAATACAGCCAGTGTGTCAGAACAATCTACCGGACATCATCCCACAATTAGCTGTGTGGGCTATATCCGCCAACAGTGTGAAGGCAGCCACCTTTCTCAAACAGCTACAGATCTTGTCCTCTCATCATGGAGGGACAGATCGACAAAGTCATACAATTCCTCATTCGGGAAATGGGCTAGCTGGTGTGCTGAACGGAATAGAAATCCATTTTCAGGACCTATAAGTGATGTAGCCAACTTCTTAGCAGAGCTATTTGAACAAGGCTACCAACACAGTTCACTGAATTCCTATCGATCAGCTATTTCTTCAACTCACGAAAAGGTTGATGGCATGCCAGTTGGACAACACCCCACGATTGTGAGAGTGCTCAAAGGAGCTTACAACCAGAGACCCCCTTTACCCAGATACTCCTTTACCTGGGAAGTGACCAAAGTAACTTCCTATATTACTGCCTTAGGCGATAATGAGTCATTATCTTTGAAGATGTTGTCATTTAAACTAGTGGTACTACTGGCTTTAACAAGGCCTTCAAGGTCCAATGATTTGTCTAATCTTAGCTTGAAAGCTATGAGAGTGTTACCAGATGGTGTACAATTTAATCCAGCCTGCCTATCAAAGCAATCGAAACCATCTAGACCACTGAAGCCATTTATATTCCCGTCCTTCTCTTCTGACAAGAGGCTATGCCCCAAAGAGGCACTAGCAGCCTATATAACAAGGACAGAGTCTTTCAGAGGGGAAGGGAAAGATAAGTTACTTCTCTCATATGTCAAACCTCATAATCCAATATCGTCATCTTCAGTGGCCAGATGGATAGTTTCCATGCTAAAATTAGCTGGAATAGATACTGACACCTTTAAGTCACACTCTACAAGAAGTGCTTCAGCTTCTGCAGCAGCATCAGCTGGGATTACAACTAATCAAATAATGGAGGCTGCTGATTGGAGATCTGAATCTGTTTTTGAGCGATTTTATTACAAGCCAACTAGTAGCAACCAAATGGGACAAGCAGTGCTGTCCACATCTTCATCAGATTCTCTACAAACATCACGTTGA